Proteins from a single region of Fundulus heteroclitus isolate FHET01 chromosome 12, MU-UCD_Fhet_4.1, whole genome shotgun sequence:
- the fsta gene encoding follistatin-A isoform X3 — MFGMLRHHLHPGVLFFFFLWLCHLMEDQKVQAGNCWLQQGKNGRCQVLYMPGMTREECCRSGRLGTSWTEEDVPNSTLFRWMIFNGGAPNCIPCKGGESCENVDCGPGKRCKMNRKGKPRCVCAPDCSNITWKGPVCGTDGKTYKDECALLKAKCKGHPDLDVQYQGKCKKTCLGVLCPGTTTCVVDQTNNAYCVTCNRICPDVASSQHYLCGNDGITYASACHLRKATCLLGRSIGVAYDGKCIKAKSCEDIQCSAGKKCLWDARMSRGRCSLCNDSCPESRTDEVVCASDNTTYPSECAMKQAACSMGVLLEVKHTGSCNSTSLQL, encoded by the exons ATGTTTGGGATGCTCCGGCACCACCTTCACCCGggtgttcttttcttcttcttcttatggCTGTGCCATCTCATGGAAGATCAAAAAGTTCAAG CTGGAAACTGCTGGCTGCAGCAAGGGAAGAACGGGAGGTGCCAGGTGCTCTACATGCCCGGGATGACCCGAGAGGAGTGTTGCCGGAGCGGGAGACTGGGGACGTCCTGGACCGAGGAGGACGTCCCCAACAGCACGCTCTTTAGGTGGATGATCTTCAATGGCGGAGCTCCTAATTGCATACCGTGCAAAGGTGGAG aaAGCTGCGAAAATGTTGACTGCGGACCAGGAAAGAGGTGCAAGATGAACAGGAAAGGTAAGCCGCGGTGCGTCTGCGCTCCAGACTGCTCCAACATCACCTGGAAAGGACCGGTGTGCGGCACAGACGGCAAGACCTACAAAGACGAATGCGCGCTCCTGAAGGCTAAATGCAAAGGCCACCCCGACCTGGACGTGCAGTACCAAGGAAAATGCAAGA AAACCTGCCTTGGCGTCCTGTGCCCGGGAACCACCACCTGTGTCGTGGACCAGACAAACAACGCTTACTGCGTAACGTGTAACCGGATTTGCCCCGACGTGGCGTCGTCTCAGCACTACCTGTGTGGGAACGACGGGATCACCTACGCCAGCGCCTGTCACCTGAGAAAGGCCACCTGTCTCCTGGGCAGGTCGATCGGAGTGGCGTATGACGGAAAATGCATCA AGGCCAAGTCGTGTGAGGACATCCAGTGCAGTGCCGGGAAGAAGTGTCTGTGGGACGCTCGGATGAGCCGGGGTCGCTGCTCACTCTGCAACGACTCGTGTCCGGAGAGCAGGACGGACGAGGTGGTGTGTGCCAGCGACAACACCACGTATCCCAGCGAATGTGCCATGAAGCAGGCCGCTTGTTCTATGGGGGTGTTGCTGGAAGTCAAGCACACAGGATCTTGCAACT CGACATCACTCCAGCTTTAG
- the fsta gene encoding follistatin-A isoform X1, whose protein sequence is MFGMLRHHLHPGVLFFFFLWLCHLMEDQKVQAGNCWLQQGKNGRCQVLYMPGMTREECCRSGRLGTSWTEEDVPNSTLFRWMIFNGGAPNCIPCKGGESCENVDCGPGKRCKMNRKGKPRCVCAPDCSNITWKGPVCGTDGKTYKDECALLKAKCKGHPDLDVQYQGKCKKTCLGVLCPGTTTCVVDQTNNAYCVTCNRICPDVASSQHYLCGNDGITYASACHLRKATCLLGRSIGVAYDGKCIKAKSCEDIQCSAGKKCLWDARMSRGRCSLCNDSCPESRTDEVVCASDNTTYPSECAMKQAACSMGVLLEVKHTGSCNSITEDQEEDEEDGDSDYKAYVHLSSLLDG, encoded by the exons ATGTTTGGGATGCTCCGGCACCACCTTCACCCGggtgttcttttcttcttcttcttatggCTGTGCCATCTCATGGAAGATCAAAAAGTTCAAG CTGGAAACTGCTGGCTGCAGCAAGGGAAGAACGGGAGGTGCCAGGTGCTCTACATGCCCGGGATGACCCGAGAGGAGTGTTGCCGGAGCGGGAGACTGGGGACGTCCTGGACCGAGGAGGACGTCCCCAACAGCACGCTCTTTAGGTGGATGATCTTCAATGGCGGAGCTCCTAATTGCATACCGTGCAAAGGTGGAG aaAGCTGCGAAAATGTTGACTGCGGACCAGGAAAGAGGTGCAAGATGAACAGGAAAGGTAAGCCGCGGTGCGTCTGCGCTCCAGACTGCTCCAACATCACCTGGAAAGGACCGGTGTGCGGCACAGACGGCAAGACCTACAAAGACGAATGCGCGCTCCTGAAGGCTAAATGCAAAGGCCACCCCGACCTGGACGTGCAGTACCAAGGAAAATGCAAGA AAACCTGCCTTGGCGTCCTGTGCCCGGGAACCACCACCTGTGTCGTGGACCAGACAAACAACGCTTACTGCGTAACGTGTAACCGGATTTGCCCCGACGTGGCGTCGTCTCAGCACTACCTGTGTGGGAACGACGGGATCACCTACGCCAGCGCCTGTCACCTGAGAAAGGCCACCTGTCTCCTGGGCAGGTCGATCGGAGTGGCGTATGACGGAAAATGCATCA AGGCCAAGTCGTGTGAGGACATCCAGTGCAGTGCCGGGAAGAAGTGTCTGTGGGACGCTCGGATGAGCCGGGGTCGCTGCTCACTCTGCAACGACTCGTGTCCGGAGAGCAGGACGGACGAGGTGGTGTGTGCCAGCGACAACACCACGTATCCCAGCGAATGTGCCATGAAGCAGGCCGCTTGTTCTATGGGGGTGTTGCTGGAAGTCAAGCACACAGGATCTTGCAACT CCATCACAGAAGAccaggaggaggatgaggaagatGGGGACTCAGACTACAAGGCCTATGTCCATTTATCTTCTCTACTGGATGGATAA
- the fsta gene encoding follistatin-A isoform X2 gives MFGMLRHHLHPGVLFFFFLWLCHLMEDQKVQAGNCWLQQGKNGRCQVLYMPGMTREECCRSGRLGTSWTEEDVPNSTLFRWMIFNGGAPNCIPCKESCENVDCGPGKRCKMNRKGKPRCVCAPDCSNITWKGPVCGTDGKTYKDECALLKAKCKGHPDLDVQYQGKCKKTCLGVLCPGTTTCVVDQTNNAYCVTCNRICPDVASSQHYLCGNDGITYASACHLRKATCLLGRSIGVAYDGKCIKAKSCEDIQCSAGKKCLWDARMSRGRCSLCNDSCPESRTDEVVCASDNTTYPSECAMKQAACSMGVLLEVKHTGSCNSITEDQEEDEEDGDSDYKAYVHLSSLLDG, from the exons ATGTTTGGGATGCTCCGGCACCACCTTCACCCGggtgttcttttcttcttcttcttatggCTGTGCCATCTCATGGAAGATCAAAAAGTTCAAG CTGGAAACTGCTGGCTGCAGCAAGGGAAGAACGGGAGGTGCCAGGTGCTCTACATGCCCGGGATGACCCGAGAGGAGTGTTGCCGGAGCGGGAGACTGGGGACGTCCTGGACCGAGGAGGACGTCCCCAACAGCACGCTCTTTAGGTGGATGATCTTCAATGGCGGAGCTCCTAATTGCATACCGTGCAAAG aaAGCTGCGAAAATGTTGACTGCGGACCAGGAAAGAGGTGCAAGATGAACAGGAAAGGTAAGCCGCGGTGCGTCTGCGCTCCAGACTGCTCCAACATCACCTGGAAAGGACCGGTGTGCGGCACAGACGGCAAGACCTACAAAGACGAATGCGCGCTCCTGAAGGCTAAATGCAAAGGCCACCCCGACCTGGACGTGCAGTACCAAGGAAAATGCAAGA AAACCTGCCTTGGCGTCCTGTGCCCGGGAACCACCACCTGTGTCGTGGACCAGACAAACAACGCTTACTGCGTAACGTGTAACCGGATTTGCCCCGACGTGGCGTCGTCTCAGCACTACCTGTGTGGGAACGACGGGATCACCTACGCCAGCGCCTGTCACCTGAGAAAGGCCACCTGTCTCCTGGGCAGGTCGATCGGAGTGGCGTATGACGGAAAATGCATCA AGGCCAAGTCGTGTGAGGACATCCAGTGCAGTGCCGGGAAGAAGTGTCTGTGGGACGCTCGGATGAGCCGGGGTCGCTGCTCACTCTGCAACGACTCGTGTCCGGAGAGCAGGACGGACGAGGTGGTGTGTGCCAGCGACAACACCACGTATCCCAGCGAATGTGCCATGAAGCAGGCCGCTTGTTCTATGGGGGTGTTGCTGGAAGTCAAGCACACAGGATCTTGCAACT CCATCACAGAAGAccaggaggaggatgaggaagatGGGGACTCAGACTACAAGGCCTATGTCCATTTATCTTCTCTACTGGATGGATAA
- the fsta gene encoding follistatin-A isoform X4 — MFGMLRHHLHPGVLFFFFLWLCHLMEDQKVQAGNCWLQQGKNGRCQVLYMPGMTREECCRSGRLGTSWTEEDVPNSTLFRWMIFNGGAPNCIPCKGGESCENVDCGPGKRCKMNRKGKPRCVCAPDCSNITWKGPVCGTDGKTYKDECALLKAKCKGHPDLDVQYQGKCKKTCLGVLCPGTTTCVVDQTNNAYCVTCNRICPDVASSQHYLCGNDGITYASACHLRKATCLLGRSIGVAYDGKCIKAKSCEDIQCSAGKKCLWDARMSRGRCSLCNDSCPESRTDEVVCASDNTTYPSECAMKQAACSMGVLLEVKHTGSCNCK; from the exons ATGTTTGGGATGCTCCGGCACCACCTTCACCCGggtgttcttttcttcttcttcttatggCTGTGCCATCTCATGGAAGATCAAAAAGTTCAAG CTGGAAACTGCTGGCTGCAGCAAGGGAAGAACGGGAGGTGCCAGGTGCTCTACATGCCCGGGATGACCCGAGAGGAGTGTTGCCGGAGCGGGAGACTGGGGACGTCCTGGACCGAGGAGGACGTCCCCAACAGCACGCTCTTTAGGTGGATGATCTTCAATGGCGGAGCTCCTAATTGCATACCGTGCAAAGGTGGAG aaAGCTGCGAAAATGTTGACTGCGGACCAGGAAAGAGGTGCAAGATGAACAGGAAAGGTAAGCCGCGGTGCGTCTGCGCTCCAGACTGCTCCAACATCACCTGGAAAGGACCGGTGTGCGGCACAGACGGCAAGACCTACAAAGACGAATGCGCGCTCCTGAAGGCTAAATGCAAAGGCCACCCCGACCTGGACGTGCAGTACCAAGGAAAATGCAAGA AAACCTGCCTTGGCGTCCTGTGCCCGGGAACCACCACCTGTGTCGTGGACCAGACAAACAACGCTTACTGCGTAACGTGTAACCGGATTTGCCCCGACGTGGCGTCGTCTCAGCACTACCTGTGTGGGAACGACGGGATCACCTACGCCAGCGCCTGTCACCTGAGAAAGGCCACCTGTCTCCTGGGCAGGTCGATCGGAGTGGCGTATGACGGAAAATGCATCA AGGCCAAGTCGTGTGAGGACATCCAGTGCAGTGCCGGGAAGAAGTGTCTGTGGGACGCTCGGATGAGCCGGGGTCGCTGCTCACTCTGCAACGACTCGTGTCCGGAGAGCAGGACGGACGAGGTGGTGTGTGCCAGCGACAACACCACGTATCCCAGCGAATGTGCCATGAAGCAGGCCGCTTGTTCTATGGGGGTGTTGCTGGAAGTCAAGCACACAGGATCTTGCAACTGTAAGtaa